In Anaerobranca gottschalkii DSM 13577, the following are encoded in one genomic region:
- the ychF gene encoding redox-regulated ATPase YchF produces MKLGIVGLPNVGKSTLFNAITQAGAESANYPFCTIEPNVGVVPVPDERLEVLAKIYDSKKIVPATIEFYDIAGLVRGASKGEGLGNKFLSHIREVEAIVHVVRCFENTNVVHVDGSVDPLRDIETINLELIFSDLEILEKRLAKVQKLLKGDKSYGEEINLIQRIMEVLQSGKSARVLDLSKEEKELIKTFNLLSTKPVIYVANVSEDDLLDEGANNPHVQKVREFAKTEEAEVVVISAQIEEEISSLPPEEKSEFLKELGIEKSGLDKLIQASYKLLGLMSFLTAGPMETRAWTIKIGTPAPQAAGKIHSDIERGFIKAEVISFEDLMAHGGNMATAREKGLVRIEGKEYIMKDGDVVHFRFNV; encoded by the coding sequence ATGAAGCTGGGAATTGTAGGATTGCCAAATGTAGGGAAAAGTACCCTTTTTAATGCCATAACCCAAGCAGGTGCAGAGTCAGCTAACTATCCCTTTTGTACCATTGAGCCAAATGTAGGGGTAGTTCCTGTTCCTGACGAAAGATTAGAAGTTCTAGCAAAAATCTATGATTCTAAAAAAATAGTCCCTGCTACTATAGAATTTTATGATATTGCAGGCCTTGTAAGGGGAGCTAGTAAAGGGGAAGGTCTAGGAAATAAATTTTTATCCCATATCAGGGAAGTTGAAGCTATCGTCCATGTAGTACGATGTTTCGAAAATACCAATGTCGTCCATGTAGATGGCAGTGTTGACCCTTTAAGGGATATCGAAACAATAAATTTAGAACTAATATTTTCTGATTTAGAAATCCTGGAAAAACGTTTAGCAAAGGTTCAAAAATTGCTTAAAGGGGACAAATCCTACGGAGAAGAAATAAACTTAATACAGCGGATAATGGAAGTTCTACAGAGCGGAAAATCTGCTAGAGTTTTAGATCTATCTAAGGAAGAAAAAGAATTGATAAAAACCTTTAATTTGTTAAGTACCAAACCAGTTATTTATGTCGCCAATGTTTCTGAAGACGATCTCCTAGATGAAGGTGCAAATAATCCCCATGTTCAAAAGGTAAGGGAATTTGCTAAGACTGAAGAAGCTGAGGTAGTAGTAATTAGTGCCCAAATAGAAGAAGAAATTTCATCACTACCCCCTGAAGAAAAAAGTGAATTCTTAAAGGAATTAGGAATTGAAAAATCCGGCCTTGATAAACTTATTCAAGCTAGCTATAAATTGTTAGGACTTATGAGCTTCTTAACAGCTGGTCCTATGGAAACTAGAGCTTGGACTATCAAAATTGGAACACCTGCTCCCCAAGCTGCCGGTAAAATTCACTCTGATATAGAGAGGGGCTTTATCAAAGCAGAGGTAATCTCCTTTGAGGATTTAATGGCCCATGGAGGTAATATGGCCACTGCTAGAGAAAAAGGGTTAGTCCGCATAGAAGGAAAAGAATATATTATGAAAGATGGAGATGTCGTACATTTCCGCTTCAATGTATAA
- a CDS encoding heparan-alpha-glucosaminide N-acetyltransferase, translating to MGKRIWEIDFLRFLAITLMVIFHFVYDLKEFANIDIDYNLSPWKEVGKTAALLFMFVSGISSGLSKENYKRGVKVFLWGMVITIVTYILFPQNYVRFGILHFLGISMLISPFLLKINNFLLVVLAGVIAYNPIKGVLWENGLLLPLGVMYRGYSSMDYYPLIPYLAYFILGILAYKIYYYRKKSIFPFSLHNSLISLISQKSLWIYLIHQPVLLAGIYIVKFFIK from the coding sequence ATGGGAAAAAGAATTTGGGAAATTGATTTTTTGAGATTTTTAGCTATAACTTTAATGGTGATCTTTCATTTTGTCTATGATTTAAAAGAGTTTGCCAATATAGATATTGATTATAACCTTTCACCTTGGAAAGAGGTAGGTAAAACTGCCGCACTTTTGTTTATGTTTGTATCGGGTATAAGTAGTGGTCTAAGTAAAGAAAATTATAAAAGGGGAGTTAAGGTATTCCTTTGGGGTATGGTTATTACTATAGTTACTTATATTTTATTTCCCCAAAATTATGTGAGGTTTGGGATCCTCCACTTCTTAGGGATTAGTATGTTAATTTCTCCTTTTCTGTTGAAGATAAATAATTTTCTCTTAGTAGTGTTAGCTGGGGTTATTGCCTATAACCCGATAAAGGGTGTTTTATGGGAAAATGGTTTATTATTACCATTAGGAGTGATGTATAGAGGTTATAGCTCAATGGATTATTACCCCCTAATTCCCTATTTAGCTTATTTTATTTTAGGAATACTAGCATATAAAATATACTATTATCGAAAAAAAAGTATCTTTCCTTTTTCCCTCCATAATTCATTAATATCTTTAATTAGCCAAAAATCATTATGGATATATTTAATTCATCAGCCTGTACTTTTAGCAGGTATCTATATCGTTAAGTTTTTTATAAAATAA
- a CDS encoding ABC transporter permease subunit, giving the protein MVFPLLKANLKANWVVGLIILLVMFMYFTVLSSMFDPESLEGLIAMLEAMPKELIAAMGFDNFGDTYTTYMANSYYNFIAILFPMIYIIVVGNRLIAKHIDSGSMAYLLSTPNSRLKIIITQAFYFLASITLIFFIVTVYGIIISEIFLPGHLEIFSFILLNIVTMFTFYALSGIVFFFSAIASDTKQSLSFGAGIPIAFFVINMLANVGEKTEFLKYFTIFTLLNPQEIVEGSSFTIIAISILLIIAVAFYLAAIWLFNKRNLAV; this is encoded by the coding sequence GTGGTTTTTCCATTACTAAAAGCAAACCTTAAGGCCAATTGGGTAGTAGGTTTAATTATTTTACTTGTGATGTTTATGTATTTTACTGTTTTATCATCGATGTTTGACCCTGAAAGTTTAGAAGGATTAATTGCTATGTTAGAAGCAATGCCTAAAGAACTTATTGCAGCCATGGGTTTTGATAACTTTGGCGATACTTATACCACTTATATGGCTAATTCTTATTACAATTTTATAGCTATTTTATTTCCAATGATTTATATAATAGTTGTAGGGAACAGGTTAATTGCAAAACATATAGATAGTGGTTCAATGGCCTATCTTTTATCAACACCTAACTCCCGTTTAAAAATTATAATAACTCAAGCTTTCTATTTTCTGGCAAGTATTACTTTAATCTTTTTCATCGTCACAGTATATGGAATTATTATCAGTGAAATTTTTTTGCCAGGACATTTAGAAATATTTTCTTTTATTTTATTGAATATAGTTACTATGTTTACTTTTTATGCTTTAAGTGGAATCGTCTTCTTTTTCTCAGCTATAGCCAGTGATACAAAACAATCACTAAGTTTTGGAGCAGGGATACCTATAGCCTTCTTTGTCATCAATATGTTAGCTAATGTTGGAGAAAAAACTGAATTTTTAAAGTACTTCACCATATTTACATTATTAAATCCCCAAGAAATTGTAGAAGGTAGTTCCTTTACTATTATTGCTATAAGTATTTTGTTAATTATTGCGGTAGCTTTTTACTTGGCAGCTATTTGGCTCTTTAATAAAAGGAATTTAGCTGTATAA